In Podospora pseudocomata strain CBS 415.72m chromosome 4, whole genome shotgun sequence, the genomic stretch gtgtgtgtgaccCCCACGAACCGGCCAACGGCACTGGTGAAAATGAGTGGTTCGCAGGTGGGTTGGACGTGCAACAGCGGGAGGGGCATCGGGTCACGGGAGCAACAGTTCCTCCAAGTTTCCCCATACTGTCCCCCATCCgagctttttctttttcttctcttcgaGTCTAGTGACACCGCATATgttgtgtggttgttgtgattGCAGTGGGAGTTGCAGAGACCAATCACCGTCATTCCCATGAACTGGTGAGCCCAGGTCTACCCTCCTTAGCTgacctcttctcctcatGACATCCTAGTTGTTGAACCTCCAGAGATGCTGCCTCAGCGACACCTTTCCTAATTGTAGGTAGATACATCTCACAGGAAGCCGAATCCTCTCTATCAGACACACAAGAACGACACTCAAATCACAACATCGATGTTTATATATATCTGCATGCATTCATGTACACACTTCCCCCATCAAGTTAGCCCAAAACATAAAAaaaacccctcctctcccactcccaccaccctcaccaccatcacgggaccacctcccccattccTCCACCACGTCACCGAAAATCTCCCCAAAATCCAACCCTCTCCAGCCCAGCacaccccccacctcaacaaccttgaTTGGCCCGAAGATCCCTCACTTCCCCTAGTCGAGACCCGACAACACGGGAAAAAGCCTTGGTTTGAAGCGGTGTAAGTCAGAAGCTTGGCATTTCCTATCCTGGCCACGAACGACCTCCCACAAAccacccttcctcctcctccactcttTGCTTTCCTGTGAAGATGTTAGTAAGTTTCAATATCTACAAATACCAGCAAGCATACAAGCACACaaacatacatacatacatacagaCAGACAAGAGTTcaaacaaaccaaaaaagaaagaaaaaaaaaacccagtAAATATTAACAGTCTAAAACAACAAAATTCTTTTCCAATCTCATGTCATCAagaaaaccaaaaaaaaaaacagaaaacaaCTCGGATATCAACGTGAAAAAAATAGAGATAGATGAAAGCAAATTCCAACATATCCTCCGCCATTTACcaataaaaaaaaaggatcAATCTTGTTCCCAGCCTCCTTGCATTATATCCCAGCCCAGTTCCACCTTTTTTTAACATGTTTTTAAAACCGTTCGCCGTTGGGTTGTTCCGAAGCGGTGTGCTGAAGCTCGATCCGTTGTCGTCGATATCGGCCCGGTAATCTTTCCCTTGCTTTTCGACTTGAAGATAGGTGACATGTCGAATACTTTGTTCAACAGTATGGTGCTTCGGTAGTGCGATCCAACACTGCTACATCCATCCCGCCCGGGCCAAGCTCAAGGTCACAGAGTTGTAACCGACCAAGACCACAACAGAAGTAGACGCCGCAGTAAAAGACCAACCAAACCGCCCTCCATACCGCCTCCCAAGCGTCCTCATTCcgccccccaccatcaaatCCAAACAAGAGAGAAACTCGAAGCCAGCCAAGGAAAAGACAAAGAAACCAAGCAGCCAGAACAAccacccaaaaaccccaataTTTTGCAATTCCCATTTTCCATAAAAGTCCAACAATTTCGAGCCGCCAGTGAGTTCCACCAAGACTCCAGATCCTCTCGAGTTAAAGCCATGTGTCCGTTCATGTGCTGAAAAAGACAAGCCTTCCAGCCCAAAGAACCACCCACTCAGCAATGCCTCCCAGGGGTATCTGGCCATCAGCGAACTCCCAAGTAGACCTAAATCATCGTCAGATGTGCCTTTGATAAGTTTCCTCCCAAGTGAATAAAGAAAccgaaaacaaaaacaaaaacaaaagccaAAACCAAAGTCAATCTGTTTCATAAGCCAAAAAGAAcatcaaaacaaaacaagtcTGCGCCAGGTCATGATAAGAGTTTCCGTTGTGTGTCGTGTGGCAATGTCGATTTCCCTCCAAAAACTCCTCTTGTGTACGTCGGTCGAAAGTATTAAGCACGGCGTGTGTTGTGTGGGTCGTTATTGTACAACGAAGAGGAATGGTTAGTGTCGTTAAATATAAGTAATCCGAAAGTGTAGCCCGAGAATCCGTGTGTCGTGAAAAGTAGTCGTGATCGTGTAAGCGGTGGCGGTGAATGGTAGGTATGTGTTGAAACGCAAGACCAAAACGGAGTTTCGAGACAATTTGACTCGGAATCTCCAAGCAGCACTCATCACGGGATCCGAAAGTGGTCCCGGACGGCCGTCTGACTGTTCCGCAGCCGAACCATCAATCTTCGTCCCGTCATCAACTTCTTGCTGTCAAGCCAACGCATTACCATGCGCTtcgggtggtggagggtgagctGGGGTTCGAAGAGGCGCCGTTCAACCATTTGTAAGCAACCTCAGCAGCATCTTCTTTGGCGTTGTTGACGTTCTTGCCATCGTACCAAAATCGGGCATCGTGAGTCACTCCGTAAACGGTAACCCTGCTGGACCATGCTGTACGTCCACCTGTATTCCGGTCAGCATTCAAATTTCGCAAGACATACTCCcggacaaaaaaaaaaaaaagagaaattCACATACCTCGTCGGTCAGACACAATTTGGAAAACCGGCGCGGCAATTTGAAGGTCGTGGCAAGTACCTGACGGCGTCATTAGCTACATGAAGCAGACATTCTGTATTTGGGGGAACTCACTCTCCAGGGAATCTTGCCAGGGAGTCTTGCTAgtgttggccttgggcgCCATTTTGCGGAGGACCAGACTCGAAGTGAAACGGTCGGTAATGTGATAGTTttcgaagaggaggaagtggtgaTTTTCGGATGGGCTGTGTTGTATCAGGTGTGGATCGAGTATATGTGTATTCGTATCGTGTCGTCAAATGTGCTGTTTGGATGAAAATTGTTTTGTTTCGAACGGTGAAGGGTGAGGTGTTGAGATGAATGTGGGGGAAGAAATAGGCTCAGGCGGTCTGGTTTTATAGTCCGGAACGGTCcggcgaggagaagctggataCGCTCCCAGAGACTGTGACAGAGgcgagaagcaaaagaatgTCGTGTCCGAACCAGATTCGAGAAGATTTGATGCTTAAttaagaaaaaaaaaatgcaGGCTGCCCTGGCCCGTTAGGTCTGTGCTGTCTTCCCCGGTTGAAGGGGCGTGGATATGGGCCTGTTTGACTGTGAGAGAAACTCGGCGAGTGACGTTAGAGGAAAGAAGCGGACAGCTGCATCATTCGAATAACACAGCCAGATAGGCAGAATCAACAGAGGAAGGATACTTTTGCAAAGCTTCTTTGCTGGCAGAAACAAGTGGTCAAGCCGGGagatgagaaagaaaagaccaGTGACACCACAATACCCGAAGGGTATTTGACATGTCCACCTTGAGGACTGGCCGGATTTACGAACTACGTAGTCCTTCTGTTCCTTTTTGGGCCTGttcaaggtggtggatagCAAGTAAACCCTTCTTCACTTTCTCTCCTCGGTatgtcttttctttttgtgttgCGTGCCTCTGCGGTTCTGTGCTGCCAGGTCATCAATCCTTGATGATCAGAACCCGATGCCACTCGGGACCGAATCCACACTTCCACAAAAAATTTGGGACTGTGGGCAATCCAGCAGACCAAGGTAGAAAAGAGCATGGCCCCAAGTTGGGACTGCGGTGTGAAGGAAGCAACACAGGCTGCAGAAGCTAGAGGGCACC encodes the following:
- a CDS encoding hypothetical protein (EggNog:ENOG503P6X0; antiSMASH:Cluster_5), giving the protein MAPKANTSKTPWQDSLESTCHDLQIAAPVFQIVSDRRGGRTAWSSRVTVYGVTHDARFWYDGKNVNNAKEDAAEVAYKWLNGASSNPSSPSTTRSAW